The Cyclobacteriaceae bacterium DNA segment TCCTTACCGGCACCTTTAATTTTTTTTGTGATGGAGTGTGTGACAAAGTTTCGAAACACAAAAAGCTTTCGTTCCAATGTTTGTCTTTCCCACGATTCGTTTTGAGGTTTAACAAACAGTTGCTCAATGCAAGGTTCCACTTCAGCAGCGCCCGGGCCGGGAATACTGTGATTCACCGGCACCGGACGATACCCGATTAAAGTCAACTGAAGTGTATGAGCAATATGTTGAATAGCTTCTTTGCAAGCTTGTCTGAGTTTTTTGTCGCGCGGAAAGAAGATCATGCCCACGCCATACTTGCCCGGCTCAGGAAGTGCTAATCCGCAGCGTTCAGCTTCCGAGTAAAAAAAATCATGTGGAATTTGAAGTAACACTCCGGCACCATCACCGGTTTTTGCACTGCTGCCCCTGCCGCCACGATGCTCCATATTTTCCAACATGGAAAGCGCATCCGTTAACACCGCGTGTGTCTTCGCTCCGTTAATGTTGGCAATAAAACCGATGCCGCAGGCATCATGCTCGAGGGTTGGCGTATAAAGCCCTTGGCTGGCCTTTTTTCTCATTATCTGTGGTTGTAGATAATTTTGTAAATGATTAGTAAGTCAAAATAATATTTTGAAATAACTACATCATGAGAAATAAAAACAGAATAATGGTCATTAAATTACAACAAACGTTTGCTGCAAACGTGTTCGGAAAATTTGAACCAGAAAATCAGGATAATGTTGGACTCTGACTAAGTCTTATGTGCGCGAATCATCTCCCGCTTTCCCGGAGGCCCGGGCAATGCTTCAACAGTTAGTCCCAAACTTTTTAAGTCGCGCTTTACTTGCCCCTTTGCACAGTACGTAACAAATATTCCACCGGGCTTCATAGTCGAGACTACCTTCTTCAAAACATCCTGCGACCACATTTCGGGTTGCTTTTCAGGAGCGAAGGCATCGAAATAGACAAGGTCAAATTCGGATGAGGGAAGATCAGTTTCCTGAACTGACACGTGCTTTTTATGAAGTTTGAAATTATTGTTAATCTGAATCGGGTTGTTCCAGTCAGCCAAATGAAGTCTGGTGAAAAGTGCTTTATCGGCATCCTTCTCAGCATAGTTTAATTTTGTCCAAATTGATTCTTCCAGCGGAAATGATTCAAGTGTTACATACTCCACGTGCCCATTCGCATCTTGAATATGCCTGGCGGTAAGCCACGCATTTAATCCAGTTCCGAAACCAATTTCAAGAATGGAAATCTTCTGAGGAGATTTTTCCTGCACAAATTCCAGTCCGTGTCGAATAAAAACGTGAAGCGACTCCTGCACCGCGCCATGAATGGAGTGATAGGTCTCGTTTAACTCAACGTTGCGTAAAGTCTGAGAACCGTCCTTCGTAAAGATGATTTCTATCATGGTATAAATTTCAGGCTTTACCTTACATTCGTTTTGTGAAACTACAGGCAAACACAGCACCCTCCTACCTCACTGTACTTCAATATATCGTTTTTGGAGGCGTTATCCTGTATGTGGGAAGGCCGCTATTTATTCCACTTTCTTTTGCTTTGCTCATCAGTTGCATTCTTTACCCGATTTGTATTTGGCTGGAGCAACGCAAGATTAAGAAAATGAATGCCATTCTGCTGAGCCTTTCGTTGGTTTTTATTTTGGTTGCAGCCATCCTGTATCTATTTGTACTCCAACTTTTAAGTTTCTCAAACGAATGGGGAGCATTACAAGATAAACTTGCTCAAACCTTCAGCGAGTTGAGTGTGTGGGTAACCCAGGAACTAAATATCAGTGTTGAAAAACAAAACGAGTGGTTGAAAAATCTCAGTCAGCAATCCGGCTCGGATGCGATGGGATTTGTACGTAAAACGATTTCCGCAGGCACGGTGTCGGGTGTGTTGTTCATTTTGATTCCCGTTTATGTGGTGCTGATACTTTATCATCGGGAACGTTGGGTTGACGTGTTATACCGATTGTTTCCTGCGCAACGAAAGGAACGTATTCGCGAAATTCTTCATCTGAGCATTCAATCGTATTATAATTTCATCAAAGGCATGTTACTGGTGTACCTGATTGTGGGCTTACTGAACAGCTTAGGATTATACATATTGGGCATACCGCACCCGGTGCTGTTTGGCTTCACCGCCTCCATCCTCACCTTCATACCATATGTCGGAATTATCATTGCCGCACTTTTACCCATTACCATTTCATGGGTCACCTATAATTCCATCTGGTATCCGGTAGGCGTAATCGCGGTGTTCTCCGTTGTTCAATACCTGGAAGCCAATGTAATATTTCCGGTTGCCGTAAGCAGTCGCTTAAAACTCAATGCGCTGGTTACGATTGCGGCCATTGTTATTGGTGGAATTCTTTGGGGCGTTGCCGGATTGATTTTGTTCATTCCCTTTATAGGGATTATGAAAATGATTGCCGACAGAACTCCGGATCTGAAAATCTGGTCGATCTTACTGGGCGGAGAGTCGAAAAAAGAATAAGTATTACGCTGACTTGGTGATGAGTGCTACAGCATAGGCATTCACACCCTCATCGCGACCTACATACCCGAGTTTTTCGTTTGTGGTAGCTTTTATAGAAACATCATCCTCTTCAATGTTCATCAAGGGTGCCAACACTTTTTTCATTTCGTCAATATGCGGGTTGATTTTCGGATGCTCCAGGCAAATGGTGCAATCCACATTGCCAATCTTCCAGCCCTTTTCTTCCAGCATGCGCGTTATTTCTTTCAGAAAAAACTTGCTATCCATGCCGCTCCAGCGGGCATCTTTGTTTGAAAAATGAAAACCAATGTCGCGCAAATTGGCTGCGCCTAACAACGCATCGCAAATGGCGTGAATCAATACATCCGCATCGGAATGGCCGGTGGCTCCTTTGGGTGCGGGTAATTTTATTCCACCCAACCAAAAATCACGACCTTCTTCCAATTGGTGTACATCGAAACCTAAACCTACTCGTATCTTTACCATAAGGTCGTCCCTAACGGGACTTATCTAAAATTACATCTCTACTACCGTAAGGCCGTCCCTAACGGGACTAAACCAATTTGCTTTTTCTTCTTACCGTAAGGCCGTCCCTAACGGGACTAAACCAATTTGCTTTTTCTTCTTACCGTAAGGCCGTCCCTAACGGGACTGAACCAATTTGTTTTCCTCGTTACCATAAAGTCGTCTCTAATGAGACTAACCAATTTGTATTTTAACGGGGCTTTCAATCATAAAACTCGAAGATATATCTTTCGTCATAAGGTATCTCAAATTTTTTCAACAATTCGAGATACTCTTGTTTAAAACTTTGCTTCATGTGGTGCTCTTCCTGATTTTTGATGTAATTAATTACTACATCGCGTTGCGACTTTGCATAGGAAAAGGCTCCATAACCTTCCTGCCAACTGAATTTTCCTTTAACCAGCTTGTTGTCGTTAATCCATTTTGATGAAGTGGCCTTCAGCATTCTCATCTGATCGGAAATGGCCATAGTCATCGGTAGCTCAAAGAAAACATGAACGTGATCTAACCAACCATTAACAGCCAAAGGAAAGGAACCATCATTTTTCAGAATTCCGGACATATAGCGATGCAAATCATCCCTAAAAGATTTCGTGATCAGGTTCTCACGACCTTTAACCGCAAATACACAATGAATATTTACCTGTGAGTAGGTGTTAGCCATTTATTTCAATTTCTCATTGAAGATAATATACAACTTTATAGAGTCCCGTTAGGGACAATCATATGGTAAGGCATCTCTACAATAAGTGAGCAAGTCCCGCAGGGACGATCGTATAATAAGCTGTGGTAAACACTCATTTTTGAAACGTCCCTAATCAAAATTTATCACGCCAACCTGAGTCCCGCCAAGGACGACCCTATGGTAACATCCTACCAAGAGTAATCTAGTCCCGTAGGGACGACCGATTCTCTCACCCTGCTTTGTAATACATCACGCTTGCGTTCTCTTCTCTCAAAATCTCTTCCGCCACGCGCATAATATCTTGCGTAGAGACTTGATTCATCATATCACGTTCTTTATTTACCCGCTCTACATCACCTGAAAGTGACGCGAAGGCCAGATTCATCGCACGGTTCATCACCTCCACTTCATCAAACTCGAAGGTGGTTTGAGATTGATTTTTTACTTTCTCAAGTTCTTCCTGCTCCACGCCATTTTTTAATACCTCATTTACTACCTGCTGCACTTCCTCCTCGGCCTGCTCCAGAGAGATACCATCCTTTACCCGACCACTAATCGCCAACAAACCCGGATCAAGGGTTCCCATCACAAATGAAGATAGCGATGTAAAAATTTCCTTTTCCTTTACCAGTGTATTATACAGCCGACTCGATTGACCACGGCCTAACACATCACTCAATAAATCGGCAGCAAAGTAGTCGTTATGAAAGCGACCCGGCATGTGATACACTTTGTAAAATGCATTCGCGGGAACATTGGCCTCTATAACTAATTGCCGTTTGGTGGCCTGAGCAGGTTCTGGCTTCAATGCACGTTTTCTTTTCTTGCCAGCCGGAATAGGTCCAAACCATTTCTCAGCTAAACCGCGTACCTGATCAACTGTAACATTGCCCGCCACTACAAGTACAGCGTTGTTCGGAACGTAATGCGAAAAGAAAAACTCTTTCACATCATCCATCGTGGCGCGTTCAATATGACTGATATCTTTACCAATAGTTGCCCATTTGTACGGATGGACCTGATAAGCCAACGGTCGCAGTTTTAACCAAACATCACCATACGGTTGGTTGAGGTAACGCTGCTTGAATTCTTCAATCACCACTTTTCGCTGAACCTCCAGTACATTCGGATCAAACGAAAGGCTTAACATGCGATCGCTCTCCAACCAAAAGCCGGTTTCAATATTAGCAGCCGGAACGGTGAGGTAATAGTTGGTGATATCGGTATTGGTGAAGGCATTGTTCTCTCCTCCTACTCGCTGCAACGGCTCGTCATAATTGGGAATATTAACCGAGCCTCCGAACATGAGGTGTTCAAACAAATGCGCAAAGCCCGTTTTATTTTCGTCTTCATCGCGTGAACCCACATCGTATAAAATATTCATGACGGCAATTTGTACGGTATGGTCTTCGTGCACAATTACGCGCAGGCCATTATCAAGGATAAACTCAGAATATGCAATCATCAAAGTGTCTTTAAATAGCTGTCGGCTGTCATTACCGGAATGTCAGCATGTTTATAGTCTTTCAAACTTCGTGTGATCAGAATTTTTATTGAGTGTTCTATAGCGGTGAAATATTGAATGGCATCTTCAAAATCGGCAAACCGCGAAGCAAGCGCCAAATCAATTGCCTTATCGGTAACCGGTAAAACCGTTACCAAAACTTTAAACCCGGAGAGAATCTTTCTTGTTTCCCTATCAGAAAATTTTTTTCGGAGCACGTAATGCGTGTTGGCAAAGCTGAGTGAGGATACGTGAAGTTTAATTTCGCTCTTATCCGCTTTTGAAAAAAGATGCGCTGCTCCTTTGTAAAAGGGCTGACGCTCGCCAAGCAAATCCAGTATCACATCGGTGTCAACAAATACGCGGTCCATTACTTGTACTTGCGATCAAGGTAGTCTGCATAACCCGACTTGTAGTCGAGCGAATCCCCTTTGAGAACTCCCGATAGACTCTTCACCAGGGGGGTAATTTCATCTCCCTCTTGTTGTGTAATCTTTTCCAGGTAGTTTTCTACCATTTTCGATAGACTCGTATTACGCTTGCGGGCATACCGTTTTCCCTTTTCAATGGTCTTTTTCTTGAGTTTCAGGGTTAATTTTACTTCGTCCATAGCGATTACCTCTACGTACAAAAATAAACTTTAAATACGTACAAACAAGTTCCACACATCCCGTTTAAATTTGCAGTCCTTTTACCCTGTACCATGAATTTTCAACGAAGTGATTTTTCAGACGCCCAGCTTAAACACCTCTACGAAGCACTTGTTCGTCCGCGTTTAATTGAAGAGAAAATGCTGATCCTGCTCCGGCAAAATAAAATCAGCAAATGGTTCAGCGGTATGGGGCAGGAGGCCATAGCCGTTGGCTTAACCGAAGCGCTCGACAAAGACGAGTACATTTTACCCATGCACCGCAACCTGGGTGTGTTCACTTCGCGCAACATGCCATTCGACAGGCTGTTTGCGCAATGGCAGGGAACCATGATGGGCTATACAAAAGGCCGTGACCGTTCCTTTCATTTCGGAAACAACGAACATCATATCGTGGGGATGATCTCCCACCTCGGCCCGCAAAACGGTGTGGCGGATGGCATTGCACTGGCCACCAAGCTGAAAAACGAAAAGAAAGTAACGGCTGTATTCAATGGCGATGGTGGAACAAGCGAAGGCGATTTCCACGAAGCCGTTAACGTGGCAGCCGTGTGGGATTTGCCCGTAATTTTTGTGATTGAGAATAACGGCTATGGATTGTCTACCCCCAGCAACGAACAATTCCGTTGCAAAAGTTTTGTCGACAAAGCCATTGGCTATGGCATTGAAGGGGTACAGGTAGATGGTAACAACATACTAGAAGTTTATAGTACTGTAAAAAAACTTGCTGAAGACATTCGTAAAAATCCAAGACCAATTTTGTTGGAGTGCATCACCTTCCGCATGCGCGGACATGAAGAAGCTTCAGGAACCAAGTATGTTCCGAAAGAACTCATGGACATGTGGGCACAAAAAGATCCTGTTGAGAATTACGAAAAGTTTCTGATTGCCGAGGGGATTGTAAGCGAGAAAGACATTGAGAACATTCGTAAGAAAATCAAGAAAGATATTGAAGCTGGATTGAACGTTGCTTTTGAGGAAACTCACCCGCAAGCGGATACAGAAACCGAATTCAACGATGTTTTTGCTACACACATTTCAACTGAAATAAAACCATCTTCAGAAAAATCTACTGAAAAGCGTTTCATCGATGCCATCAGCGATGGCCTTCGTCAAAGCATGGAACGGTTTCCAAATCTTGTACTGATGGGGCAGGATATTGCCGAGTACGGTGGCGTGTTTAAAATCACCGATGGTTTTGTGAAGCAATTCGGTAAAGCGCGCGTTCGCAACACGCCCATTTGCGAGTCGGCCATTCTGGGTGCAGGCCTTGGCCTTTCCATTAAAGGCATGAAGGCGATGGTAGAAATGCAATTTGCTGACTTTGTATCAGAAGGCATTACGCAAATTGTAAACAACCTGGCCAAGGCGCACTGGCGTTGGGGACAAAACGCTGATGTGGTGGTGCGCATGCCAACAGGTGCGGGCACAGCCGCTGGTCCCTTTCACTCGCAGAGCAACGAAGCGTGGTTCTTTCACACACCCGGATTGAAAATTGTTTACCCGTCAAATCCATACGATGCGAAAGGCTTGTTGTGTGCATCGTTTGAAGATCCGAATCCGGTGATGTACTTCGAACACAAATTATTATATCGTTCGGTGAAAGAACTCTTGCCGGATGACTATTACACAGTAGAAATCGGTAAAGCAAAACTTGTTCGTGAAGGAACTGATCTCTCCATCATCACCTACGGTATGGGTGTCCATTGGGCTACTGAAATCCTGGAGTCCATGAATGTAAAAGCCGATGTACTTGATTTGCGCACGTTGCTTCCGTGGGACAAGGAGGCTGTTGAAAAAACGGTGAAGAAAACGAATCGCGTACTGATCCTGCATGAAGACACCATGACCGGAGGCGTTGGCGCTGAAATCAGTGCCTGGATAAACGAACATTGTTTCCAATACCTGGATGCGCCTGTAATGCGGGTGGCCAGCCTGGATACGCCCATACCCTTTGCCCCTACGCTTGAGCAAAACTTTTTACCCAAAGGTCGCTTAAAAAGTAAGATTGAGGATTTAATGGCGTTCTGATAAGGAAGTTATCAAAACATACCAAAATCCTGATTTTTACTATCTTAGCAGGTTCAGCGCCCATTTTTTGAAGCAGACACAACAGCATAGCGCCTCCATTCAACGTCTTATCATTCGATTAAGCCTGGCCATGCTATTGGTATTGTTTCTGATTCCTGCCTATGCTCAAAACACCAAAGGCGATCAGCCTACCAAGCCATCGCGCGAAGCAAGGTTTAAATCCAAAACGCCAAAAGGAAAATCGAAAGGAATTGGTAAACGTATTGGCTCCCGAAACAAGGCTCGCGCTGCCACGGCAACCAAAAAAGGAGAGAAAGCAGGTAAACCAATTAACCCGTTTTTTTATAGAGCGAAATCACCTCAGGGAAAAGAAAAAGCATGGAAAGGCGACATCACCGGCAGACGAATTCCTTCAACCCGCTCGCAGTCGAATAAAGCACGTAACGTGTATCCGCAAAGTGGAAAATACATGGGGCAAAAGGGGCCTTCAGAAAAGGATCCACAACAACGGTGGCGGTCAGGCTCACGACAACGCATTCAGGTGCGTTCCGCTACAGGAAAAATCCGCAATGTTTACCCGCAGTATAACAAGTTTGTAAATAATCCTTCACGCAAACCTCAACGCATAGAGCGACCGGTTTCCAATGCACCGCAATTGGCAAAACTGAAAAAGATGCAAACACAACCGCAGCCACCGAAAAAGAAACGCGTGGTTCCGGTCAGTGCTTCGCGTCCCTACATTCGTAACAAGAGTATAAATCCGTATGCCGGTTTCTGGAGTAAAAAACAAAAAGGTGAGCGTGCATACACAGGCGATATTTCGGGTAGAAGACTTCGTACAAAAAATTATCAAACACCAACCCCCGGTGTAATCAAGCCTACTACATCTCCCTATTACGGAAGAAAGCGAAAAGGCGATCAGCCCTATAAAGGCCCGGCCTTTGGTGGTTATCGATCAGCAACCCAAACCGGCAAAGCATGGAAGGGCGACATTTCGGGAAGACGCATTCGCGGAAGAAATTTTTCGAGCAAACCCGGCACAGAGATTAGTGCCATCTTTTCACCTAAGAAAAGAAAGCCGGAATATCGTGATAAGCCTTACAAGGGAATGATGCCGGGCGGTGGTTATAGGTCGGCAACGCAACCCGGAGAAAAAAGAACTGGTAAAGGACCCATACCCGTTCGTGCACCCGGTATTGGTGCCAATAAAATTGACAAGTTTCAGGGCAACATTCGCTTTAGAAAAACATTTAGTCAGCAAGGTGAAGGATATTCGGGAAACATTCGCGGAAGAAAAACCTTTGGCGATCAAGGCGAAGGTTATGCCGGAAATATTCGCGGAAGAAAAACATTCGGGGATCAGGGCGAATTGTTTACCGGCACCATTAAAGCCCGTAAACCTTTGAAAGGTGGTGGAAGCGTGAGCGGCAAACTCTGGAATAATAAAGGTCAGCCGATACTGGGTCGTGCTCCAGGTAAAACGGATCAGTTGGGCGCACGCTATCAGGGAAATATTCGTTTCCGAAAAACTTTTGGTGATCAAGGCGAAGGCTACAGTGGAAGTATAAAGGCGCGTAAACCGTTGAAGGGTGGCGGCAGCGTAAGCGGTAAACTCTGGAACAATAAGGGCCAACCGATTCTGGGTCGTGCTCCCGGTAAAACCGATGAGCAGCAAGCCACCTATCAGGGAAACCTGCGGTTTAGAAAAACCTTTGGCGACCAGGGTGAAGGCTACTCCGGAAACATAAAAGCGAAGAAGCCTTTGAAAGGTGGTGGCAGTGTGAGTGGTAAACTTTGGAACAATAATGAAACTCCTATACCCGGTCGTTATCCACCGGGCCGCAACGATGAGCGCATGGCCGCCTTTGGCGGAACCGTTAAAGTAAAGAAGAAGGAACCCAGCAAAGATGTGGGCGGATTCCCAGGAAAAATGATGGAATTCGATTTGCATCCCGACATGCGCGATCAGGGCGAGACCTTTACAGGTTATACGAAGCTCTCGCGATTCAAGAAAAATTATGTTCGAAACCCCAACTCAGCAGAGGAAGCCTTGAAAAAACGCAAGCCGGGAGAATCCACCTATAAAGTGGATGGTCTGCAGGTTAAGGTGAAGCAAAAGGATTACAGTAAAAAACCTCATGCTGCTGATGGTTCGTTACCCGGAATCGGGCCAACCAAGTCATCCATTAAAGCCAGTGAATATGCCCGGGGAATAAAGTTGGAATGGAATTATAAGCGTAATCCCAGCAGTGCAGATGAAGCCCTGAAAACACGTGAACCCGGAAAAGCCTTTGCCCGCGCTACCGACTATCAGGGAAATATTAAAATGAAGAAGTACGAACTCTTCGCGAAGAAAAATTTACACCCTGATGCCCAGTTTGTTAGAACAAACAAGAATAATGTAAAAGAAGAAAAAGGTTTGCTCACGAACTTTAAACTACTGTGGGCGCGTTGGTTCAAGAAAAGTGATACCCAGCCCGACCATCTGAAAGAAAAAATTCAGAAACCGCGATACGATAAACGCGAAGACGGGTTGTGGTACGATTAACCAGTTAACCTATGCAGTGGAACGAACTGACAGACCTTGAACAGGTAAACAACATCAGCCGCGAATCATCCGAACAAAAAATTCTCATCTTCAAACACAGTACACGCTGCTCTGTAAGCAGGGCCGTGTTAGACAGGCTGGAGCGAAGTTGGAAGGATGAAGAAATGAAAATGGTTAAACCCTACTTTCTTGATCTGATCAGTTACCGGCAGATTTCAAATGCAATTGCTGAAAAATTTGATATAGAACACGAATCACCCCAGGTGATTATTGTAGAAAAAGATAAGCCGGTTTATCACCAGTCGCATTTTGGTATCAGCTATGCCGATTTAAGAAATGCGATCAAAACTCAAATTGAATAGTTTGCTTTACAGAATCGTGTAGGCTTAACGCCACCGGGCAGGTATGGGCAATTTCTTTTAGCCGATCTTTTTGAGTTGGCGAAGCAACCAGGTTGGGTTTACGCAGCTTCACTTGTATTTCTGCAATCTTCCTTGGGTTGGACGCCATAATTTTAATTACCTCCACGTGCATGCCCTTCAAATCAATACCTTCGCGCTCTGCCCAAATAGCCATGGTGGTGAGCATACACGTGCTCAATGCGGTGCATACCAAATCAGTGGGACTAAAAGCCTCGCCTTTTCCGTTGTTATCAACCGGGGCGTCCGTAATCACTACGCTTCCGGATCGTGTGTGCACCGATTCCGTTCGTAAATCACCCTTGTAAACTGAAGTTAATGTTGTCATGCTGAATAACTTAAATTCGTATTTTGCGTTACTTTAACGTTTTAAAGGTATTTCAAAGATCGAGATGCGCGGATTAAAACATACTTTTTTTACACTGACACTGATTTCACTGATAACCGTAACCGGGTTTGGCCAAACCCAGGACAGCTACGAGTATCAATCGGAATTTACCTGGGGCATTAACAAAAATACTTCCGGAGGTTTGATTGGTGGATTTGTATTTAAAAAAGCCCGGAAACTTAACGATCGGGTTCTCGAAACCTATGGGTTGGAGATCATGAACGTCAAGCATCCTCAGGAACTCAGAAGGAACTCGATTATTACCGGCAACTTTTTCATTTTTGGTAAAAGTAACTACCTCTATGCCTTCCGGTTTCAATATGGAAGAGATATCATCTTATACAAAAAAGCACCTCATCAGGGCGTTGAAATTAAAGCCGTTTTTGCAGCCGGTCCTTCATTAGGGTTGGTGGCACCCTATTATGTAGAATACTCCCCATCCTCTCCATCCGGGGGTCTTTTTACCCTTCGTTCGCAGTATAATTTGGAGATTCCCCCTGATCAAATCTGGGGAACAGGCCGTTTGTTTGAAGGTATTGGCGAATCCGAGGTGGCCCTTGGCGGAAACCTGAAGGCCGCCCTGAATTTCGAAACGGGTGCCCTAAAAAGCTCCGTTGTGGGGTTCGAAGTGGGGTTTTTGGTTGATGCCTACACAAAAGGCATTGAATTAATGCCGACAGCCAAAGATTATGCCGTGTATCCCACCCTGTTTTTCACATTATTTTACGGCAGCCGCAAATAACATTTTTTTATTTCCGTAATGTGACCTTTTCCTATATTTGGGATTCTATAAGCCAAAAGCTGAACCTATGGAACCAAAAAAGAGTGAAAAAGCGGATTTGACCAACAAATCATGGCTGTTTTTCAACATTGGCCTGGTGATCACCTTGCTCATTGTTGTATCAGCCTTCGAGTATTCCGGTAGGGATAACACGGATGCCAAAGACCTGGCACAGAACAACAACATGATTGAAGAGATCATGGAAGTGCCGCCTACAGAACAACCACCTCCACCACCACCAAAAATTCAACAGCCTCAAATCATTGAAGTGCCTGATGAAGAAGAAATTGAGGAAGAGATTAAGGTGGAATTCGATGTAGAGGTAACTGAAGATACCAAAGTTGAAGAAATTGTAATTGCTCCTGTTGAAGAAAAAGAGGATGTTGATCAGATCTTCCTCGTAGTAGAAGAAACCGCTACACCTAAGGGTGGTATGTCTGCCTTCTACAAATATGTGGGCGATAAAATGAAATATCCTGCTCAAGCCCGAAGAATGGGTATTGAAGGAAAAGTATTCGTTGAATTCGTTATTAACCGTGACGGATCCATTACCGATGTTAAAGCCATTAAAGGTATTGGTGCCGGTTGTGATGAAGAAGCGGTACGTGTGGTACAAAGTGCTCCGCCCTGGAACCCAGGCAAGCAACGCGGTAAGCCTGTTCGTCAGCGCTACGTAGTGCCGATTACCTTCAAGTTAGGTTAAGCCATAGGTTCAGAATTTATAAAAGGGCTGCTCAAAATTGGGCAGCCTTTTTTTATGCCCACAGTTAAAGCACAAGTCCCAGTAAAAATCCCAGTACAATAATTACGGGTGCGGGTATTCGTGTAAAAGTGAGCAACGCGAACGTGCCAATGGTAAAAGCAAAGTTCATAAACGTATTGTCGAGCGGCTGAAAAAGAATTACGGCAGCAGCAGCTACAAGCCCCGCACTGGCAGCTGTTAACCCTTCCAGCGAAGCGCGTACTGCCCGGTACTTTTTCAAACTATCCCAAAAGCGAATTACAAAAAATATCAGGAATGTTCCGGGTAAAAAAATTCCCGCTGCCGACATAATCGCGCCAAGCAACTCACCTGGCACCCCATACTCGCGCATGGAAAGTGAACCGATAAAAGCGCTGAACGAAAATACAGGACCCGGCAAGGATTGTGCTACAGCATACCCGGAAAGAAATTCATTGTGATTCAGGTATTCCTTCTTACGAAATTCCAGTGGCCGCTTCTCTCCTTCTTTCTTTACAAATTCGGTATATAACAATGGCGTTAGCGCCTGACCGCCACCAAAAATCAAACTGCCGTTACGGTAAAAGTTTTCAAACAATAAAACGGGACGGGCCTTGGTTGCGCCACCCAGCACCGCAGCCAATA contains these protein-coding regions:
- the ytxJ gene encoding bacillithiol system redox-active protein YtxJ — its product is MQWNELTDLEQVNNISRESSEQKILIFKHSTRCSVSRAVLDRLERSWKDEEMKMVKPYFLDLISYRQISNAIAEKFDIEHESPQVIIVEKDKPVYHQSHFGISYADLRNAIKTQIE
- a CDS encoding OsmC family protein — its product is MTTLTSVYKGDLRTESVHTRSGSVVITDAPVDNNGKGEAFSPTDLVCTALSTCMLTTMAIWAEREGIDLKGMHVEVIKIMASNPRKIAEIQVKLRKPNLVASPTQKDRLKEIAHTCPVALSLHDSVKQTIQFEF
- a CDS encoding TonB family protein, yielding MEPKKSEKADLTNKSWLFFNIGLVITLLIVVSAFEYSGRDNTDAKDLAQNNNMIEEIMEVPPTEQPPPPPPKIQQPQIIEVPDEEEIEEEIKVEFDVEVTEDTKVEEIVIAPVEEKEDVDQIFLVVEETATPKGGMSAFYKYVGDKMKYPAQARRMGIEGKVFVEFVINRDGSITDVKAIKGIGAGCDEEAVRVVQSAPPWNPGKQRGKPVRQRYVVPITFKLG